The Paenalcaligenes faecalis genome has a window encoding:
- the ugpE gene encoding sn-glycerol-3-phosphate ABC transporter permease UgpE, translating into MIERRPLLDFFSHFILLLGVLVIAFPLYITFVASTQTAAEVAQAPMSLLPGDHFWANYKHALFGEPGSNAPPVARMLWVSTVMALVIAIGKIVISMLSAFAVVYFRFPFRMLFFWMIFVTLMLPVEVRIAPTFKVVADLGLLNSYAGLTLPLIASATATFLFRQFYLTVPDELIEAARIDGAGPMRFFKDVLLPLSKTSIAALFVIQFIYGWNQYLWPLIISTEENMYPIVIGIKRLISGGDSVTQWNIVMATAMLAMIPPALVVMLMQKWFVKGLVDSEK; encoded by the coding sequence ATGATTGAACGACGTCCTTTACTCGACTTTTTTAGTCATTTCATTTTGCTCTTAGGTGTATTGGTTATTGCCTTTCCGCTCTACATCACCTTTGTTGCCTCAACACAAACCGCGGCAGAGGTCGCTCAGGCTCCGATGTCCTTGCTCCCAGGTGATCACTTTTGGGCAAACTATAAACACGCTCTCTTTGGTGAACCAGGCAGTAATGCACCTCCTGTAGCACGTATGCTTTGGGTGAGTACCGTTATGGCATTGGTAATTGCAATTGGGAAAATTGTGATCTCCATGCTCTCGGCATTTGCTGTGGTGTATTTTCGCTTTCCATTTCGGATGCTGTTTTTTTGGATGATTTTTGTCACCCTAATGCTACCCGTAGAGGTACGTATTGCCCCCACTTTTAAAGTGGTTGCTGACCTAGGCTTACTTAATAGCTATGCCGGTTTAACCCTGCCTTTAATCGCCTCGGCGACTGCGACCTTTTTATTTAGGCAGTTTTACTTAACCGTTCCGGATGAGCTCATCGAGGCTGCTCGAATTGATGGCGCTGGGCCCATGCGTTTTTTTAAAGACGTATTGCTGCCATTATCCAAAACCAGCATTGCAGCGCTTTTTGTGATTCAGTTTATTTATGGCTGGAATCAATACTTATGGCCCCTCATTATCTCTACCGAAGAAAACATGTACCCCATTGTGATTGGTATCAAGCGCCTTATTTCAGGCGGTGATAGTGTCACACAGTGGAATATTGTGATGGCCACGGCCATGCTTGCTATGATTCCGCCCGCTTTGGTGGTCATGCTCATGCAAAAATGGTTCGTAAAAGGTCTGGTTGATTCAGAAAAATAA
- the ugpA gene encoding sn-glycerol-3-phosphate ABC transporter permease UgpA: MEKRVVFNHKTLPYLLLAPQLAITVIFFFLPAGQAVWQSFHLEDPFGLSSTFVGLDNFRELFSQSAYLNSFKITAVFSLLVAIVGLAVSLLFAVLANRVIRAAAFYKTMLIWPYAVATAVAGVLWLFMFSPSVGIIAVFLFEMGISWNPRLEADDAMLLVVMASVWKQISYNFLFFLAGLQAIPRSLIEAAAIDGAGPVRRFWSIVFPLLSPTTFFLLVVNVIYAFFDTFAIIDVMTQGGPGESTSILVYKVYNVGFRGLDLGASAAQSVVLMLIVIALTVIQFRYIDRRVNY, from the coding sequence ATGGAAAAGCGCGTCGTTTTTAATCATAAAACGCTGCCTTATCTACTGCTTGCCCCCCAACTGGCAATTACGGTAATTTTTTTCTTTTTACCCGCCGGTCAAGCAGTATGGCAATCGTTTCACTTAGAAGATCCTTTTGGTCTGAGCTCCACCTTTGTGGGCTTAGATAACTTCAGAGAGCTGTTTTCTCAATCTGCCTATCTCAACTCCTTTAAAATTACCGCCGTCTTTTCACTTTTGGTTGCGATTGTGGGCTTGGCTGTGTCATTGCTTTTTGCCGTACTCGCCAACCGGGTAATTCGTGCTGCGGCCTTTTATAAGACCATGCTCATTTGGCCCTATGCCGTTGCAACCGCTGTTGCTGGGGTATTGTGGTTATTCATGTTCTCCCCCTCTGTGGGCATCATTGCCGTTTTTCTTTTTGAGATGGGTATTTCGTGGAATCCACGCTTAGAGGCGGATGACGCCATGCTATTAGTTGTGATGGCCTCTGTGTGGAAACAAATCTCTTATAACTTCCTCTTCTTTCTTGCTGGCTTACAAGCCATTCCACGCTCATTGATCGAAGCAGCCGCCATTGATGGCGCAGGGCCAGTACGTCGTTTTTGGTCTATTGTCTTTCCCTTACTTTCCCCTACGACCTTTTTCTTATTAGTCGTGAACGTCATTTATGCTTTCTTTGATACCTTTGCCATCATTGACGTCATGACACAAGGTGGTCCAGGTGAAAGCACCTCTATTTTGGTATATAAAGTCTACAACGTTGGTTTCCGTGGCTTAGATCTGGGCGCCTCCGCAGCGCAATCCGTCGTATTGATGTTGATTGTGATTGCTCTGACCGTCATTCAGTTTCGCTACATTGACCGTCGTGTTAACTACTAG